The Polaribacter tangerinus genome has a segment encoding these proteins:
- a CDS encoding protein-disulfide reductase DsbD family protein, translating into MKKLLPILLFFVVLCSFSQTPKNPVVWKTSVEKITDSTFQLIFKGKILENWYVFSQYNPENASLPLVISIPEGETGFELIGKAKESKTVKKYSDVWEKEEIIFKETATLVQEIKLTNKRITQVKLNLFGQVCETACIQFDDIYSFSLNGTSIKKEEVTLDEKSKKLTEQLILKLQNTALLNIDKKAEKDSESTLFNIFILGFIGGLLALLTPCVFPMIPLTVSFFTKQSKNRRSGIFNAILYGVFIVITYILLSVPFHLIDGLDPSILNAISTNVWLNGFFFVILVFFAGSFFGFYEITLPSSWGNKMDNASNIGGIAGTFFMALTLAIVSFSCTGPILGSLLAGSLSASGDTANQLTAGMTGFGVALALPFALFALFPSWLNSLPKSGGWLNTTKVILGFLELAFAFKFLSNSDLVGHWGIFKREIFIGIWIVIFAALALYIFGKLKFPHDSPIKKLSFFRISFGVMVIAFVVYLIPGTFKTPTWNLSLLSGFPPPQFYSIYETKSDCPLGLDCYKDFEKGIQAAKKAKKPILLDFTGWACVNCRKMEENVWSDPEVYTILKNNYILISLYVDDNEKELPAAEQFHFKKANGNLKKIITYGDKWSTFQVINFKNASQPYYITLTSNLEILNIPQQYTDKETYLNWLIESYNNFKK; encoded by the coding sequence ATGAAAAAATTACTTCCTATCTTATTATTTTTTGTAGTGCTTTGTTCATTTTCTCAAACACCAAAAAACCCTGTAGTTTGGAAAACTAGTGTCGAAAAAATAACCGACTCTACATTCCAATTAATTTTTAAAGGTAAAATATTAGAAAATTGGTATGTTTTTTCTCAGTATAACCCAGAAAATGCATCGTTACCATTGGTAATTTCTATACCAGAGGGTGAAACTGGCTTTGAACTTATAGGCAAAGCTAAAGAAAGTAAAACCGTTAAAAAATATTCTGATGTTTGGGAAAAGGAAGAAATAATTTTTAAAGAAACCGCTACCCTTGTTCAAGAAATAAAGCTAACAAACAAGCGTATTACGCAAGTTAAATTAAATTTATTTGGTCAAGTTTGTGAAACAGCCTGCATACAATTCGACGATATTTACTCTTTTTCTTTAAACGGAACATCTATTAAAAAAGAGGAAGTTACTTTAGATGAAAAAAGTAAAAAATTAACGGAGCAGCTTATACTTAAACTTCAAAATACAGCCCTTTTAAATATTGATAAAAAAGCAGAAAAGGATTCTGAAAGTACTCTTTTTAATATTTTTATTTTAGGATTTATTGGCGGACTCCTAGCTCTTTTAACTCCTTGTGTTTTTCCTATGATACCACTAACGGTTTCATTTTTTACCAAACAATCTAAAAATAGGCGTAGCGGAATTTTTAATGCAATACTTTACGGAGTTTTTATAGTAATAACCTATATATTACTAAGTGTTCCTTTTCATTTAATAGATGGTTTAGACCCTAGTATTTTAAATGCAATTTCTACAAATGTATGGCTAAATGGGTTCTTTTTTGTGATATTGGTATTTTTTGCTGGTTCCTTTTTTGGCTTTTATGAAATAACATTACCGAGTTCTTGGGGTAATAAAATGGATAATGCTTCTAATATTGGAGGAATAGCCGGAACCTTTTTTATGGCACTAACGTTGGCCATCGTTTCTTTTTCTTGTACAGGCCCTATTTTAGGTTCTTTATTAGCTGGATCTTTGTCTGCAAGTGGAGACACTGCAAATCAATTAACCGCCGGTATGACTGGCTTTGGGGTAGCACTTGCATTACCATTTGCTTTGTTTGCTTTATTTCCTAGTTGGCTAAATTCTTTACCGAAATCTGGCGGTTGGTTAAACACTACAAAAGTAATTTTAGGCTTCTTAGAATTGGCTTTTGCATTTAAATTTCTATCTAATTCAGACTTAGTTGGTCATTGGGGTATTTTTAAAAGAGAAATTTTTATTGGAATTTGGATAGTCATTTTTGCAGCTTTAGCTCTCTATATTTTCGGAAAACTAAAATTTCCGCACGATTCACCCATAAAAAAACTATCGTTTTTTAGAATTTCATTTGGTGTAATGGTTATTGCTTTTGTTGTTTATTTAATTCCAGGAACATTTAAAACACCTACCTGGAATTTAAGTTTATTAAGCGGATTTCCACCGCCACAATTTTATAGTATATACGAAACAAAATCTGATTGCCCGTTAGGGTTAGACTGTTATAAAGATTTTGAAAAAGGAATACAAGCAGCCAAAAAAGCAAAAAAACCAATTTTATTAGACTTTACTGGCTGGGCATGTGTAAACTGTAGAAAAATGGAAGAAAATGTATGGAGTGATCCTGAGGTATATACTATTTTAAAAAATAACTATATCTTAATTTCTTTATATGTAGATGATAACGAAAAAGAACTTCCAGCTGCAGAGCAGTTTCACTTTAAGAAAGCCAATGGAAATCTCAAAAAAATTATAACATATGGAGATAAATGGTCTACTTTTCAGGTTATAAATTTTAAGAACGCCTCTCAGCCCTACTATATAACACTTACTAGCAATTTAGAAATTTTAAATATACCACAACAATATACAGATAAAGAAACCTATTTAAACTGGCTTATAGAGAGTTACAATAATTTTAAAAAATAA
- the tilS gene encoding tRNA lysidine(34) synthetase TilS, protein MKGKKIGIAISGGIDSVVLTHLFFLLKEYTILLAHCNFHLRDKESDLDEEFVKKLGKKLNLKTHATSIKINAKGSIQLAARELRYRWFKELITANHFDYLITAHHADDNLETFLINLTRGSGLDGFTGIPEKNGSIIRPLLPFSREEITAFATKNHITWREDKSNATTKYVRNKIRHKVVPTLKEINPNLLTSFAKTISNLKESKQIVEDKISDISKEVISEKEGILKLNIAKIKKLENPKSYLFELLKKYHFTAWNDVYELLTAQSGKHVLSESHQLLKDRDFLLLTSRNFKTTQETSYYIPNNIAEITLPIHLNFKEVTNTSKKNVHTIFVDKTSLKYPLIIRKWKNGDFFFPEGMQGKKKLSKYFKDEKMSLIEKQQLWLLCSNNNDIIWVIGKRQDKRFSVKKSTNILQIVTK, encoded by the coding sequence TTGAAAGGAAAAAAGATAGGAATTGCTATTTCGGGAGGCATAGACTCTGTTGTACTTACTCACCTGTTTTTTTTACTAAAAGAATACACCATATTATTGGCACATTGCAACTTTCATTTACGAGATAAAGAAAGTGATTTAGATGAAGAATTTGTAAAAAAATTAGGCAAAAAACTAAATCTAAAAACTCATGCAACTTCTATAAAAATTAACGCTAAAGGCTCTATTCAGTTGGCAGCAAGAGAGCTAAGATATAGATGGTTTAAAGAATTAATAACTGCAAATCATTTCGATTATTTAATTACCGCTCATCACGCAGATGACAATTTAGAAACCTTTTTAATCAACTTAACACGTGGTTCTGGTTTGGATGGATTTACAGGAATACCAGAAAAAAACGGATCTATTATCCGTCCGTTATTACCATTTTCTCGAGAAGAAATCACTGCATTTGCAACAAAAAACCATATCACTTGGCGTGAAGATAAAAGCAATGCAACAACCAAATATGTGCGTAATAAAATAAGGCATAAAGTGGTACCAACGTTAAAGGAAATAAACCCGAATTTACTTACATCTTTTGCAAAAACTATCTCAAATTTAAAGGAAAGTAAACAAATTGTAGAAGATAAAATAAGTGATATTTCAAAAGAAGTAATTAGTGAAAAAGAAGGGATTTTAAAATTAAATATTGCTAAAATTAAAAAACTAGAAAATCCGAAATCGTATTTATTTGAGTTGTTAAAAAAATATCATTTTACAGCATGGAATGATGTATATGAATTACTAACTGCACAGTCAGGAAAACACGTTTTGTCTGAAAGTCACCAACTCTTAAAAGACAGAGATTTTTTATTATTAACCAGCAGAAACTTTAAAACAACCCAAGAAACCTCGTATTACATTCCTAATAATATTGCAGAAATTACATTACCAATTCATCTAAATTTTAAGGAAGTAACCAATACTTCTAAAAAAAATGTACATACTATATTTGTAGATAAAACATCTCTAAAATATCCTTTAATTATTAGAAAATGGAAAAATGGCGACTTTTTTTTCCCAGAAGGAATGCAAGGAAAAAAGAAACTAAGTAAATATTTTAAAGACGAAAAAATGTCTCTGATAGAAAAACAACAATTGTGGTTATTATGTTCAAATAACAACGATATTATTTGGGTAATTGGAAAAAGGCAAGACAAAAGATTTAGTGTTAAAAAAAGTACTAATATCTTACAAATAGTTACAAAATAA
- a CDS encoding anthranilate synthase component I family protein has product MQRTIRTFSIGNLPNFKEQLLRWGQQFDTAIWLDSNNYQQKYSNFNCGLAVEEFTAIKTDFSKAFAKLEEYQTITKDYIFGYISYDVKNDSEKLTSNNFDGLQFADLYFFQPQKIIFIKDNTLEFHYLQMVADEIEHDFNEICSLHIVGSLQNDKKLKNDIEIKARINKKQYYRKVTDILKHIQRGDIYEANFCQEFYIENTTINPVDVYQHLNEISEPPFASFLKIEHQYALCASPERYLKKEGTKIISQPIKGTAKRQITAVEDAKIAVDLSTDIKERAENVMIVDLVRNDLSKTAKKGSVKVEELCKVYAFKQVHQMISTVVSEIEKDTHPITILKDTFPMGSMTGAPKISAMKIIENIEETKRGLYSGAIGYFLPNGDFDFNVVIRSILYNEEKKYTSFSVGSAITIKSSGNKEFEECLLKAKAMKNALLNSKNK; this is encoded by the coding sequence ATGCAAAGAACAATTCGTACTTTTTCTATAGGTAATTTACCAAATTTTAAAGAACAGCTTCTTCGTTGGGGGCAGCAATTTGATACTGCTATTTGGTTAGATAGTAACAACTACCAACAAAAATATAGTAATTTTAATTGCGGACTAGCAGTAGAGGAATTTACAGCAATAAAAACAGATTTTTCGAAGGCATTTGCCAAGTTAGAAGAATATCAAACCATTACAAAAGACTATATTTTTGGGTACATTTCTTATGATGTTAAAAATGATTCAGAAAAATTAACTTCTAATAATTTTGATGGCCTTCAATTTGCCGATTTATACTTTTTTCAACCTCAAAAAATAATTTTCATAAAAGACAATACCCTAGAGTTTCATTATTTACAGATGGTAGCAGATGAAATTGAACATGACTTTAATGAAATTTGCTCGCTTCATATAGTAGGTTCTTTGCAAAACGACAAAAAGTTAAAAAATGATATCGAGATTAAGGCTCGTATTAACAAAAAACAATACTATCGTAAAGTTACAGATATTTTAAAACACATTCAAAGAGGCGATATTTATGAAGCCAATTTTTGTCAGGAGTTTTATATCGAAAATACCACTATAAATCCTGTAGATGTGTATCAACATTTAAATGAAATTTCTGAGCCTCCATTTGCATCATTTTTAAAAATAGAACATCAGTATGCTTTGTGTGCATCTCCAGAAAGATACCTTAAAAAAGAAGGAACAAAAATAATTTCTCAGCCAATTAAAGGAACTGCAAAAAGACAAATAACTGCTGTAGAAGATGCAAAGATTGCTGTTGATCTGTCTACCGATATAAAAGAACGTGCAGAAAATGTAATGATTGTAGATTTAGTAAGAAACGACCTCTCTAAAACTGCTAAAAAGGGTTCTGTAAAAGTAGAAGAATTATGTAAAGTATATGCCTTTAAACAGGTGCATCAAATGATTTCTACCGTAGTTTCGGAAATTGAAAAAGATACGCATCCAATTACAATTCTAAAAGATACTTTTCCGATGGGCAGTATGACTGGTGCTCCTAAAATATCTGCTATGAAAATAATAGAAAACATAGAAGAAACAAAGCGAGGTTTATATTCTGGTGCTATCGGGTATTTTTTACCGAACGGCGATTTCGATTTTAATGTTGTAATAAGAAGTATTCTTTATAATGAAGAAAAAAAATATACTTCTTTTTCTGTAGGCAGCGCCATTACAATAAAATCGAGTGGAAATAAAGAATTTGAAGAATGTTTACTAAAAGCAAAAGCAATGAAAAACGCTCTGCTAAATAGCAAGAACAAATAA
- the lpdA gene encoding dihydrolipoyl dehydrogenase has translation MKYDIIVIGSGPGGYISAVRASQLGKKVALIEKYATLGGTCLNVGCIPSKALLDSSHHYYDAVNHFEEHGISVEKPTFDFGKMVDRKAKVVETTTGGIKYLMDKNNIDVYEGLGSFVDNTHVNIAKNDGSSEVIEGTNIIIATGSKPANLPFIELDKERIITSTEALKLPEVPKHLIVIGGGVIGLELGSVYKRLGAEVTVVEYMDKIVPGMDTDVSKELQKVFKKQGIKFATSHKVTSVVRNGDSVTVKATDKKDREIEFSGDYCLVSVGRKAYTEGLGLEKVGIEVNERGQITINDHLQTNISNIYAIGDVVKGAMLAHKAEEEGVVVAEFIAGQKPHIDYNLIPGIVYTWPEAAAVGKTEDELKAAKIDYKAGKFPMRALGRSRASGDIDGFVKVLADKNTDEILGVHMVGARVADLIMEAAVAMEFRASAEDLARICHGHPTYSEAVKEAAKAAWDGQPLNA, from the coding sequence ATGAAATACGACATTATTGTTATTGGTTCTGGTCCTGGTGGATATATTTCTGCAGTTAGAGCATCTCAATTAGGTAAAAAAGTTGCTTTAATAGAAAAATATGCCACACTTGGTGGAACATGTTTAAATGTTGGATGTATTCCATCGAAAGCTTTGTTAGACTCTTCACATCATTATTATGATGCTGTAAATCATTTTGAAGAACATGGTATATCTGTAGAAAAGCCAACCTTCGATTTTGGCAAAATGGTAGACAGAAAAGCCAAAGTTGTAGAAACAACTACAGGTGGAATTAAATATTTAATGGACAAAAACAATATTGATGTTTACGAAGGCTTAGGTTCATTTGTTGATAATACACACGTTAATATTGCAAAAAACGATGGTTCATCTGAAGTTATAGAAGGTACAAATATTATTATTGCAACTGGCTCTAAACCTGCAAACTTACCATTTATAGAGTTAGATAAAGAACGAATAATAACTTCTACCGAGGCATTAAAACTTCCTGAAGTTCCCAAGCACTTAATAGTAATTGGTGGCGGTGTAATTGGTTTAGAACTTGGTTCTGTATATAAAAGATTGGGCGCAGAAGTTACCGTTGTAGAGTATATGGATAAAATTGTACCTGGCATGGATACAGATGTTTCTAAAGAATTACAAAAGGTATTTAAAAAGCAAGGAATAAAATTTGCCACAAGTCATAAAGTTACCTCTGTAGTTAGAAATGGCGATTCAGTTACGGTAAAAGCAACCGATAAAAAAGATAGAGAAATTGAATTTTCTGGTGATTACTGCTTGGTTTCTGTTGGAAGAAAGGCATATACCGAAGGATTAGGATTAGAAAAAGTAGGAATAGAGGTAAACGAACGCGGTCAAATAACAATAAATGATCATTTACAAACTAACATAAGTAACATTTATGCTATTGGAGATGTGGTAAAAGGAGCAATGTTGGCGCATAAAGCAGAAGAAGAAGGTGTTGTTGTAGCAGAATTTATTGCTGGTCAAAAACCACATATCGACTACAACTTAATTCCGGGTATTGTATACACATGGCCAGAAGCTGCAGCTGTTGGTAAAACAGAAGACGAATTAAAAGCTGCAAAAATAGACTATAAAGCTGGTAAATTTCCTATGAGAGCATTAGGCAGATCTAGAGCAAGTGGAGATATAGATGGTTTTGTAAAAGTTTTAGCAGACAAAAATACCGATGAAATTTTAGGTGTTCATATGGTAGGAGCACGTGTAGCAGATTTAATTATGGAAGCTGCTGTTGCCATGGAGTTTAGAGCTTCTGCAGAAGATCTTGCAAGAATTTGCCATGGTCATCCAACCTACTCAGAGGCTGTAAAAGAAGCTGCAAAAGCTGCTTGGGACGGACAACCTTTAAACGCTTAA
- a CDS encoding heme-binding domain-containing protein, with translation MKVVKKSLFVVAVIFVVTQFFRPQKNTGNIATVTAFEAETKPPASVKNILRTSCYDCHSSSTNYPWYNVITPVNYWLESHIKDGKKHLNFSKWNTYSLKRKEHKMDELHEEVAEGKMPLDSYTWTHADANLTPNQIAEIVTWAKNIQQNYKQQLSSK, from the coding sequence ATGAAAGTTGTAAAAAAAAGTTTGTTTGTTGTAGCCGTAATTTTTGTAGTTACACAGTTTTTTAGACCACAAAAAAATACTGGCAATATTGCTACAGTAACAGCTTTTGAAGCCGAAACAAAACCGCCAGCTTCTGTAAAAAATATACTGAGAACTTCTTGTTACGACTGTCATTCGAGCTCTACTAATTATCCTTGGTACAATGTAATTACACCTGTTAATTATTGGTTAGAAAGTCATATTAAAGACGGTAAAAAGCACTTAAACTTTTCGAAGTGGAACACGTATTCTTTGAAAAGAAAGGAGCATAAAATGGACGAGCTTCATGAGGAAGTAGCGGAAGGCAAAATGCCATTAGATTCTTATACATGGACGCATGCCGACGCAAATTTAACGCCAAACCAAATTGCAGAAATTGTTACTTGGGCTAAAAATATTCAACAAAATTACAAACAACAGTTATCTTCTAAATAG
- a CDS encoding glycosyltransferase — MQKKTVLIIGTVWVEPTSSAAGKRMLQLIYQFLEQQYSVVFATTSIKTDNAFSLSSIGVKEVVIQLNNASFDDFICQLKPQIVLFDRFMTEEQFGWRVSEQCPNAIRVLDTEDLHCLRITRALCHKKKYKFSLEYLLSQEITKREIAAILRCDLSLIISTFEMELLKNTFKIDERILLYLPFLFDKISIEQQQSWKKFEERAHFIFIGNYLHKPNVDAVLTLKNEVWPLIRKQLREAVLHVYGAYVSQQIKQLHNEKEGFIVKGYATDANLVVGQAKVVLAPLNFGAGIKGKLTEAMCCGTPSVTTSIGVEGMSLELPWNGFVTDNYSEFSKKAISLFTHKSSWNIAQQNGVEIINTLYNKDEKGILFFEKLATIIQHLEKHRAYNFLGSLLQHQTMQATKYMSKWIEEKNNKNLK, encoded by the coding sequence GTGCAAAAAAAAACAGTTTTAATTATTGGTACTGTTTGGGTAGAACCAACATCATCTGCAGCCGGAAAAAGAATGTTGCAACTAATTTACCAGTTTTTAGAGCAGCAATATTCAGTTGTTTTTGCAACAACTAGTATAAAAACAGACAATGCTTTTTCATTATCATCAATTGGTGTAAAAGAGGTTGTTATTCAGTTAAATAATGCCTCTTTTGATGATTTTATTTGCCAATTAAAGCCACAAATTGTGTTATTCGATCGTTTTATGACAGAGGAACAATTTGGTTGGCGTGTTTCAGAACAATGTCCGAATGCAATTCGTGTTTTAGATACCGAAGATTTGCATTGTCTTCGAATTACAAGAGCACTTTGTCATAAAAAAAAGTATAAATTTTCTTTAGAATATCTATTAAGTCAAGAAATTACTAAAAGAGAAATTGCTGCTATTTTAAGATGCGATTTGTCTTTAATCATTTCTACTTTTGAAATGGAATTACTTAAAAATACGTTTAAAATTGACGAACGTATTTTGCTATACTTGCCTTTTTTGTTCGATAAAATATCTATTGAACAGCAGCAAAGCTGGAAAAAATTCGAAGAAAGGGCACATTTCATTTTTATAGGTAATTATTTGCATAAGCCCAATGTAGACGCAGTTTTAACATTAAAAAATGAAGTTTGGCCTTTGATAAGAAAGCAATTGCGAGAAGCAGTTTTGCATGTTTATGGCGCATATGTAAGTCAGCAAATAAAACAACTGCACAACGAAAAAGAAGGTTTTATTGTTAAAGGGTATGCAACCGATGCAAATTTAGTTGTAGGGCAAGCTAAAGTAGTTTTAGCGCCTTTAAATTTTGGAGCAGGTATAAAAGGAAAATTAACAGAGGCAATGTGCTGCGGTACTCCCAGTGTAACTACTTCTATAGGAGTAGAGGGGATGTCTTTGGAACTACCATGGAATGGTTTTGTAACAGATAATTATTCAGAATTTTCTAAAAAAGCTATTTCTCTATTTACTCATAAAAGTAGTTGGAATATTGCACAACAAAACGGAGTTGAAATTATAAATACGCTTTATAACAAAGACGAAAAAGGAATATTATTTTTTGAAAAATTAGCTACAATTATTCAGCATTTAGAGAAGCACAGAGCATATAATTTTTTGGGCAGTTTACTTCAGCATCAAACTATGCAAGCTACAAAGTATATGAGCAAGTGGATTGAAGAAAAAAACAATAAAAATTTAAAATAA
- a CDS encoding carboxypeptidase-like regulatory domain-containing protein has protein sequence MKKLLLIWVLFVHCNLCAQIIISGTVYEKSGPLEGAAVYFNNTKIGTTTTNDGSFKIPTKKGNFELIVSFLGYKKVVYPINTETYKEPLVIVLEETQNTLDEIIIKKTIYDDAWKYNLATFKREFIGATEFAKDCHILNPKVLHFNYDAKNNILTAIARKPLKIKNKSLGYEVIFELEEFTIHNNRVTYLGYSRYKNLKGGKRKQRKWKKNRQNAYNGSYNHFYQTLLRKNTYEEGFLVHLFKRVPNPERPSEQEIKRARELIKLQNKRILFSSKIENPKTALDSALYILNKVQFPKFVDKIHKTKAPITDFTFIKNGLTYINFDYYLMVIYTKELEEKGYILRNMFGKTRAAYPQSSNLIPMKKATPIDKNGELMYPLDVFYEGYWSFEKFGNSLPLDYEPNQ, from the coding sequence ATGAAAAAATTACTATTAATTTGGGTATTATTTGTTCACTGTAATTTGTGTGCACAAATTATAATAAGCGGAACAGTGTATGAAAAATCTGGTCCTTTAGAAGGTGCTGCTGTCTATTTTAACAATACAAAAATTGGTACTACAACCACCAATGACGGCTCATTTAAAATACCAACTAAAAAAGGTAATTTTGAATTAATTGTATCATTTTTAGGCTACAAAAAGGTAGTATATCCCATAAATACAGAAACCTATAAAGAGCCATTGGTAATTGTTTTAGAAGAAACACAAAACACACTAGACGAGATAATTATTAAAAAAACTATATATGATGATGCTTGGAAATACAACTTAGCAACGTTTAAAAGAGAGTTTATTGGTGCCACAGAATTCGCTAAAGATTGCCATATTCTAAATCCGAAGGTATTACACTTTAACTATGATGCAAAAAATAATATACTAACAGCAATTGCCAGAAAACCATTAAAAATAAAAAATAAAAGTTTAGGATATGAAGTAATTTTTGAATTAGAAGAATTTACCATACATAATAATAGAGTTACCTATTTAGGATACTCTAGATACAAAAACTTAAAAGGCGGTAAGAGAAAACAGCGCAAATGGAAAAAAAATAGACAAAATGCTTACAATGGTTCTTACAATCATTTTTACCAAACTTTATTGAGAAAAAATACCTATGAAGAAGGTTTTTTAGTACATCTTTTTAAACGTGTTCCCAATCCTGAAAGACCTAGTGAACAGGAAATTAAAAGGGCCAGAGAATTGATAAAATTACAAAACAAAAGAATACTCTTTTCAAGTAAAATTGAAAACCCAAAAACAGCTTTAGATAGTGCTTTGTATATTTTAAATAAAGTACAATTTCCCAAGTTTGTAGATAAAATTCATAAAACAAAAGCACCAATTACCGATTTTACTTTTATTAAAAACGGTTTAACATATATAAACTTCGATTACTATCTTATGGTTATTTACACCAAAGAACTAGAAGAGAAAGGATATATTTTAAGAAATATGTTTGGTAAAACAAGAGCTGCTTATCCGCAATCTTCCAACCTTATTCCGATGAAAAAAGCAACTCCAATCGATAAAAACGGAGAACTAATGTATCCTTTAGATGTGTTTTATGAGGGATATTGGTCTTTCGAAAAATTTGGCAATTCATTACCACTAGACTATGAACCTAACCAATAA